A genomic window from Pecten maximus chromosome 2, xPecMax1.1, whole genome shotgun sequence includes:
- the LOC117321369 gene encoding serine/threonine-protein phosphatase 6 regulatory ankyrin repeat subunit B-like: MGCKMSCHMTPTCELFQMDASERSLGGLPVGERLHAAILSNDLELCRHILKKHSDGRFPKLQEFPCGHVSRSPPLHVACMYRRPEIVRLFVENGADVSALDIYGRTPCNICLQYWPRIWPNEDTLFFDNLDIEDDFWNSMKDQICKASLILEILLKHGANEEEKLCSQNQSLLHFAAKKELHGAMKILIEAGANMNIGDVQFCTPLAVAAKHGRLRSIRYLINQGADVTLADINGCTYLHHLCSCERLTLSELHHALSHALPLDFNQTNYEGQTILHIISSRGNGDKISCLLQGGCDANVRDSMGRTPLFCLLDSCEPGRCLHGIECLLMETTQVNIRDTQGNHPMCFHRYRKELPGILKDLLAMSASPSRLFYLCVQSARHALGRDRQDIRNLSQLQLPGVITSEIILVSNFTNMPLLLNGVQRDSQDSQDI, from the coding sequence ATGGGTTGCAAAATGTCTTGTCATATGACACCAACTTGTGAATTATTCCAAATGGACGCCTCAGAACGATCCTTAGGCGGCCTGCCCGTTGGAGAAAGATTACATGCCGCCATCCTCTCCAATGACTTAGAGCTTTGCCGACATATATTGAAAAAACATTCAGATGGGAGATTTCCTAAATTACAAGAATTTCCTTGTGGCCATGTTTCGCGGTCGCCGCCTTTGCATGTTGCATGTATGTATCGAAGACCTGAAATTGTGAGATTGTTTGTAGAAAACGGAGCCGACGTCAGCGCACTCGACATATACGGAAGAACGCCGTGTAATATTTGTTTGCAGTACTGGCCACGTATTTGGCCAAATGAAGATACTCTGTTTTTTGACAATCTGGATATTGAAGACGATTTTTGGAATTCCATGAAAGATCAGATCTGCAAAGCGTCACTTATATTGGAAATACTTTTAAAGCATGGAGCGAATGAAGAGGAAAAACTTTGTTCTCAGAACCAGTCCCTTCTCCATTTTGCAGCTAAAAAGGAACTGCATGGTGCTATGAAGATTTTGATTGAAGCTGGTGCTAATATGAATATTGGTGATGTTCAGTTTTGTACGCCTCTGGCCGTGGCAGCTAAGCATGGCAGGTTGAGAAGCATCAGGTACCTTATCAATCAAGGTGCTGACGTCACACTAGCAGACATAAATGGCTGTACATATTTGCATCATTTATGCTCTTGTGAAAGACTGACTTTATCTGAACTGCACCATGCTTTGAGTCACGCCCTTCCTCTAGACTTCAATCAAACCAATTATGAAGGGCAAACAATCTTACACATCATTTCCTCTCGGGGAAATGGTGACAAGATTTCCTGTCTGTTACAGGGAGGCTGCGATGCTAACGTGAGGGACAGCATGGGCCGTACGCCCTTATTTTGCCTCTTAGATTCGTGTGAGCCCGGTCGTTGTCTCCATGGGATTGAGTGTCTACTTATGGAAACGACTCAAGTAAACATTCGAGACACGCAAGGTAATCACCCGATGTGTTTCCATAGATACCGTAAAGAATTACCCGGTATCCTGAAAGACTTGCTGGCAATGTCAGCGTCTCCGTCTCGTCTGTTTTATCTGTGCGTCCAGAGTGCCCGACATGCGCTGGGAAGAGACAGACAGGATATCCGCAATTTGTCACAACTCCAACTTCCGGGTGTTATAACATCTGAAATTATTCTCGTTAGCAATTTCACGAATATGCCTCTTTTACTTAATGGAGTTCAGAGAGACAGCCAAGATAGCCAAGATATTTAA